The Urbifossiella limnaea nucleotide sequence GTGGAGGACGTTCTCGTTGACCCCGAGGCGGCGTGCGGCCTCGGCGACGGAGAGCTTCTGGTCGGTGATCATCTTTACCGCGCGGAGCTTGAACTCGGCGGTGTACGTCGCACGCAGTCGGGCCATCGGTGTACTCCTCCTCGGAGCATACACCGTTAACTTCGACTCCACGAAACTTGGGGAGGGTCAGGTGAAGGTGGGTGACTTCTCCCGCGGTGGTGAGGGCCGGGCGGCGGAGGGGGTGAGGGCGCTCAATCACGACATGTCCCCCGAGGCGGTGCTGGTGCCGTTCGGGGTGCTGGAGTTGAACCGCGGGGCGGTGCCGATCCACCAGCCGTGGTTCCTGTTCGGCCGCTCGCGAGAGACGAGCGACTTCCTGGCCGACGGCCTCGACCTCTGGTGGCAGGAGCGGAAGGCGGTCCACCCCGGCGTCACACGCCTGCACGTGGAGTTGGACAACGGCCCCGAGATCGGCAGTTCGCGGACCCAGTTCCTGAACCGGATGGTGGGGTTCGTGGACCGGCACCGGGTGGCGGTGGAGTTGGTGTACCTGCCGCCGTGTCACAGCAAGTACAACCCGATCGAGCGGTGCTGGGGGATCCTGGAGCGGCACTGGAATGGGGCGTTGCTGTCGTCGGTGGCCGACGTGCTGCGGTGGGCGGGGACGATGACGTGGCGGGGGCTCCGGCCGATCATCCGGGAGACGACGGCCGTGTACGAGCGGGGCGTGCGGCTGACCAAGGCGGCCTTTCGTCCCATCGCCGCACGACTGACCCGCTCACGCACACTACCCAAGTGGAGCCTCACCATCCAACCCAAAGGACTGGGAAGGTAAGATCCCGCTCATGCCTTACTCGTCCGCGGTGCGGAGGAACACGAGCGGCCGCGGCGGCTTCGCCCCGGTGAACTGCTCCAGCCGGCCGACCTCCACCAGCCGCCGCACCTTCACGATCTCGCCGGCGGGGTAGACGTACTCCGGCGGCATCACCACGAACCGCGGCCCCGGCTCGCGCAGCCACGCCGCCAGGTCGTGCCACTCCACCTTCGTGTCGATCGGCCGGCGGAGGTGGAACGCCAGCAGGTGCGACTCGGCGCGGAACATCAGTACCGGTTCCGGCTCCGGCGCCTGCGAGCGGATGAACGCGGCGAACGCCCGCTTCCCCTCGCGTGCCTCCTCCGCCGGTTCCACCACCTGCGTCATCACGCCCCAGCCGACCGCGACGCCGGCCAGCACCAGCGCGAACGCCCACGTCGCGCGGCGGACGGTGCGCGTGTTCGACCGCGTGGCGAGCCAGCGCTCGGCGGCGCAGCCGAGCACGACGGCGGCGCCGGGGTACAGCGGCAGGA carries:
- a CDS encoding ISAzo13-like element transposase-related protein, whose product is MGDFSRGGEGRAAEGVRALNHDMSPEAVLVPFGVLELNRGAVPIHQPWFLFGRSRETSDFLADGLDLWWQERKAVHPGVTRLHVELDNGPEIGSSRTQFLNRMVGFVDRHRVAVELVYLPPCHSKYNPIERCWGILERHWNGALLSSVADVLRWAGTMTWRGLRPIIRETTAVYERGVRLTKAAFRPIAARLTRSRTLPKWSLTIQPKGLGR